The genomic region AGTGTCTTTCCAATGACCAAATCGTTCTTCTTTATTAATATATTCATCTGCAATATTAATTCCTCCAGTATAAGCTATTGTTCCATCAATCACTGTTATTTTACGATGATCACGATTATTCATTACAAAAGATACCAATGGTACAAAACGATTAAAAGCAATACATTGAATCCCATAAGATTCTAATACTTCATAATATTTATGATCCAATGTCATTAAACATCCCATGTCATCATATAAAAAACGTACTTCCACACCTTCTTGTACCTTTTGTCTTAAAACAGCTAAAATACTTTCTAACATTTCTCCTTCTTTTACAATAAAATATTCCATAAAAATAAAATGCTTTGCTTTCTTTAAATCCTCTAACAAAGCATCATAATTATCTTCACCTAAAGAATAATATGTTGTTTTTGTATTTGAATAACTAGGAAATTGTTCATTCAATAAATATTGTAATTGTGTCTTAATAGAACGATATTCTACTAAATGAAATACTTCCTCTTGTTGTTCTTGAAGATATTCAACAACTGGTTGTTGATCATAACATTCTCTTAATTTCTTAGATGGTTTCTTATTACCAAACACTAAATACATCATCCCACCTAAAACAGGCATTAATAATATCAATAAAATCCAGATCATCTTATATCCTGCTTCTACATTTTTATTAATAATATATAATACTGCTAACACACTCAGTATTTTTGCAATAAGATTAATTAAATAAAAACTATCAGCAGCCCCTATCCAAAACATTACAAATAAAAATAATTGTACAATAATTGCAAAAGACCATAAGAAAATCCTATTATGCAAATAACCTATTAACTTCATCATTATCTACCTCCAACATATTCACTAAAATAAACACATTCCCTATTACTTCTTTTTCTTGGAGTACTTCATATTTTAATTTAATTGTTTTTTCATTATATTCAACTAATAGTAATCTTGTGTTTAATACAATTGCACCATAAGGAGTATTATAAATATTTTCTACTATTTCATCTCTTAGTACAACAAAAGCTTTTCCAGTTGTTAAAACAACTTCCTCTTCTTTTATATGTATCTTAATATTCCCATAATTTTCATCATTAAAAGACACTTCTATTGCTTGATCATCAAATTCTCCTTGTCCTTTATAATAAACAGTAGATGGCTCTTGTCCTTCATAATGAAAGATAGCTTTATATTTTACTTTTACAAATTTTATCATCATATTCTCCTATTCTTGTCTATTATAGCATAATTTTGGGTAAAATAGGCACGGTGATAAGATGAAAAAAACAATCAAATGGATCATTTCATTAAGTATCCTATGTATCCTAACTATTATCTGTGCTTATATACTTATTTATATACTCATTAACCCAACTATTCAAGATACTTCTTTTCTTACACTCTATGATAATACAGAATCTGTTTTCTATGATACCTCTTCTTCTAAAGATGTTTCTTTAGAAGAAGTGAGTCCTTATTTTTTAGATGCTATTGTAGCAATTGAAGATCATCGTTTTTATAGTCATTATGGTTTTGATATTATTGGGATATTTCGTGCTATTTATACAAATATTAGCGAGTTATCTTTATCTCAAGGAGCTAGTACATTAAGCCAACAATATGCTAGATTAGTATATTTAGATAATGATAAAACATGGACTCGTAAAATAAAAGAAGCTATTTATACAATTGCTATAGAGACTCATTATGATAAAGCAGAGATATTAGAAGGTTATATAAATGAAGTATATTTTGGTCATGGGGTTTATGGTATCAAGGATGCTAGTTATTATTATTTTCAAAAAGAAGCTAGTGAATTAACTTTAGAAGAATCTGCTATGTTAGCAGGAGTGGTGAATGGGCCTAGTTATTATTCTCCACTTATTGATTATGAGGCTGCTACTAATCGTCAAACCATTGTATTAGATCGAATGTTAGAATTAGAGTATATTGACCAAGAACAATATACTTTAGCTAGTCAGAGTGAACTAGTTGTTGCTAGTGAAAATGAACTTAGTGAAGATCAGGATAGTTATTATTATAGAGATTTAGTTTTAACACAATTAGAGGAATTAGGTTATGATAAGGATCAAGGCTATGAGATATATACTACTCTAGATCCTGATTATCAAAGTGAGCTAATTCAATCTACTTCTAGTAATACTAATTCAAAAGTAGTACAAACTGCTTCTATTGTAGTAGAGCCTTATACTAGTAAGATTCTAGCATTGATGGGAGGAAATGATTATAGTGAAAGTACGTATAATAGAGCTCTTTATGCAAATAGACAAATTGGTAGTACAATTAAACCTTTTCTATATTATGTTGCTTTAGAAAATGGTTTTGATGCAACTACTTCTTTTCTAAGTGAACCAACTACTTTTATATTAGATGATGGTAATACTTATACCCCTCAAAACTATAATAATATATATGCTTATCAAAACATTACTTTAGCACAAGCTATTGCTGTTTCTGATAATATTTATGCTATGAAAACGCACTTGTTTTTAGGTGTTGATTATTTAACTGATTTCTTAGAATTATTTCATTATGATATTAGTGCTAGTGCCTCTTTAGCTTTAGGTACTTTAAATACAAATGTATATGATCTAGCAAACGTATATAATACGCTTGCTAGTGAAGGGGCTTATCAAGAGATTTATTGTATTGAAAAAATTATTGATAGTAATGGGACTACTGTATATGTTCATCGAGATGAACCTGTTCAATTATTAGATCAAGATAGTTGTTTGATTTTAGCCCAACTATTAACTGGTACTTTTGATAGTCAGTTTAATACTTATTTAAGTGCTACCCTTAGTGATTATACATTAGATGGTACTTATGCAGCAAAAACAGGTACTACTGATTATGATAGTTTAACTGTTGGATATAATCCTTCTATTTTAACTATTACTTGGGTGGGATATGATGATAATTTAGAGTTGGATGATTATAGTGATCGAGTGATTAGTAAGAGTGTTGTTATTGATATGTTAGAAAAGAATGCGAGTGAGGATGCTTCTTGGTATACGTTAAGTGATACATTGGAAGCAATAATGATTGATCCTTTAACAGGGTTACCTAGTGAGAATGGAACTATTTATTGGTTTAAAAAATAGAGCACATTGTGCTCTATTTTGGATAAAATACTTTGTTGTCTTCTTTGTTCTTTTTAGAGTTAGTAATTGCACCTACTATTTCCGATACCTCAGGTAAAGCAATAGTGCCATTTTCTACAATAATTTCTATTTCAGAAATAGCATGTTCTGAACCATAATAACGATATGGTTCTTGGCTTTGTTTGTCGCTAACTACATAGTATCTAGGATCATATCCTTGGTTAATGCATTGAAGACGAATGGATTCTTCTTTTTTTGCATCATCATAGGCAAATAGTTTTCGATTTAAGAAACGATTTGCTAAATCTTTTAAGATTTTATCATCACTTACTGTAAATCTTTTAAAATAATATAAGACTACGCTTTCATCTAAATCAACATATTGACTAGAAGAAATATTCCCTTTTAAAAATGGTTCTAAATAGAAAATATCTCCAAGATCATAACCTTCTTTATATAAGTCTTTGATTCTTCTAAAAGTACTAATTAATGTTTGTTCATAACTTCTAGCAGTAGGATGATAATAAACTTGCCAATACATATGATATCTAGCCAAGATATAATCTTCGATTGCTTGTACTCCTGATTTCTTATAAACAATACGTCCATCTTGGACTTTCATAATCCGTAATATTCTTTGTAAATCAAATTGACCATATGTTGTACCCGTAAAATAAGAATCTCTTAATAAATAATCCATTCGATCTGCATCTAACTGACTACTAGTCATTTGAACTAATACTTTATTAGGATGTTCTTTTTTTATAACACTACTAACTACTTTACTAAAACCTGGATGAAAGGATTCTAATATTTGATGAACTTCACTATCTTCTTCAATAATACGAATCGTAAAGTCTTCATGAAATACATCAAAGGCATCTTCAAAACAATGAGAAAATGGGCCATGACCTAGATCATGTAATAAAGCGGCACATTGTACTGTTAGTTTATCATAATCATTTAAGTTCTTTCCAATACAGTTATCTTTACACATTGTTTTTACTATTTTATATACTCCCAAAGAATGTGAAAAACGAGAATGTTCTGCACTTTGATATACTTGATAAGTACCACCTAATTGTTTAATACGACGTAATCGTTGCATTTCTTTTGTATCTATTAAGTCCATTATTAATTGATTTTCAACATAAATATAATTGTGTACAGCATCTCTAAACACTCGATTATGATCTAAATTAATGCTTTCTAATGTAAATGTTGTTGGTTCCATTATTATTCCTCCACTAATGTAAATCGATACATTGCTTCTACTTCTGGATACTTTTGTTTATCTACTAATGATAAAAACATTTCTTTATTACGTACAAATGTTTTATACTCTCCATATAATTGACGATAAATCACAACAGGCTCTAGTGTTTCACTATCCAACCCTTCCTCTACTACATAATACAACATTCCTTTAAAATGACGATATAAACGATTTATATATAATTTTCTTTCCATTTTAACACCCTCTTTTGCCCTTATTATACATCACTTTTCCTGTTTTTTCTAGGAAAGTAAGATAAGATTTGTTATACTGTTTTTGGAGGTGCATAATATGTATTCAAAAATTAATAGAGCTGCAGCTTATATCCAATCTTTTTACCATAATAAGATTGATTTAGCTATCGTATTAGGTTCTGGTTTAGGACCTTTAGCCGATGAAATTGAAAATCCAATCATTATTGATTACAAAGATATTCCTAATTTTCCTACTTCTTCTTTAGTAGGACATGCTGGACAATTAATTATTGGAACTCTTGCTGGTAAAACAGTACTTGCAATGAAAGGTCGTTTTCATTATTATGAAGGTCATGATATGGAAACTGTTGTATTACCAATTCGAGTATTTAAGAAATTAGGAATTGAAAACTTAATTCTTACGAATGCTTGTGGTGGTATTCGTGAAGATTTAAATCCTGGTCAAATTATGTTGATCACAGACCATATTGGTTTCTACTGTCCAAGTCCATTACGTGGTCCTAACTATGATGAGTTTGGTCCTCGTTTCAAAGATATGACAGAAGTATATTCTAAAAAAATAGGTGCTATTGCCTTAGATGTTGCTAAAAACAATAATATTTCATTAGCCAAAGGTGTGTATGCATTCTTTAAAGGACCTATGTAT from Tannockella kyphosi harbors:
- a CDS encoding purine-nucleoside phosphorylase; this encodes MYSKINRAAAYIQSFYHNKIDLAIVLGSGLGPLADEIENPIIIDYKDIPNFPTSSLVGHAGQLIIGTLAGKTVLAMKGRFHYYEGHDMETVVLPIRVFKKLGIENLILTNACGGIREDLNPGQIMLITDHIGFYCPSPLRGPNYDEFGPRFKDMTEVYSKKIGAIALDVAKNNNISLAKGVYAFFKGPMYESPAEILAYKALGADTVGMSTVPEAIVARHCGMTTLGISLITNKAAGLGNSELSHSEVVEAANAAEKNLVTLVTGIVKEW
- a CDS encoding DUF1934 domain-containing protein, whose product is MIKFVKVKYKAIFHYEGQEPSTVYYKGQGEFDDQAIEVSFNDENYGNIKIHIKEEEVVLTTGKAFVVLRDEIVENIYNTPYGAIVLNTRLLLVEYNEKTIKLKYEVLQEKEVIGNVFILVNMLEVDNDEVNRLFA
- the cls gene encoding cardiolipin synthase, yielding MMKLIGYLHNRIFLWSFAIIVQLFLFVMFWIGAADSFYLINLIAKILSVLAVLYIINKNVEAGYKMIWILLILLMPVLGGMMYLVFGNKKPSKKLRECYDQQPVVEYLQEQQEEVFHLVEYRSIKTQLQYLLNEQFPSYSNTKTTYYSLGEDNYDALLEDLKKAKHFIFMEYFIVKEGEMLESILAVLRQKVQEGVEVRFLYDDMGCLMTLDHKYYEVLESYGIQCIAFNRFVPLVSFVMNNRDHRKITVIDGTIAYTGGINIADEYINKEERFGHWKDTGLRLEGQATWNLTVMFLQTWNASKNTKEDFQKYHPKNYDNNKELQPGVVVPYGDSPLDENPVGQDVYLNMINHACSYLYICTPYLIINEQIHTALVLASKRGVDVRICTPGIPDKKTVFRVTRSYYGRLIDNGVRIYEYTPGFLHSKTYVCDDNVATVGTVNMDYRSLFLHFECGVYMYRTPSVIDVRNDFFETISKGKEIKKEDVVKGRFYGLFEAVLRVLAPLM
- a CDS encoding HD domain-containing protein; translation: MEPTTFTLESINLDHNRVFRDAVHNYIYVENQLIMDLIDTKEMQRLRRIKQLGGTYQVYQSAEHSRFSHSLGVYKIVKTMCKDNCIGKNLNDYDKLTVQCAALLHDLGHGPFSHCFEDAFDVFHEDFTIRIIEEDSEVHQILESFHPGFSKVVSSVIKKEHPNKVLVQMTSSQLDADRMDYLLRDSYFTGTTYGQFDLQRILRIMKVQDGRIVYKKSGVQAIEDYILARYHMYWQVYYHPTARSYEQTLISTFRRIKDLYKEGYDLGDIFYLEPFLKGNISSSQYVDLDESVVLYYFKRFTVSDDKILKDLANRFLNRKLFAYDDAKKEESIRLQCINQGYDPRYYVVSDKQSQEPYRYYGSEHAISEIEIIVENGTIALPEVSEIVGAITNSKKNKEDNKVFYPK
- a CDS encoding DUF1653 domain-containing protein, with the protein product MERKLYINRLYRHFKGMLYYVVEEGLDSETLEPVVIYRQLYGEYKTFVRNKEMFLSLVDKQKYPEVEAMYRFTLVEE
- a CDS encoding transglycosylase domain-containing protein, with translation MKKTIKWIISLSILCILTIICAYILIYILINPTIQDTSFLTLYDNTESVFYDTSSSKDVSLEEVSPYFLDAIVAIEDHRFYSHYGFDIIGIFRAIYTNISELSLSQGASTLSQQYARLVYLDNDKTWTRKIKEAIYTIAIETHYDKAEILEGYINEVYFGHGVYGIKDASYYYFQKEASELTLEESAMLAGVVNGPSYYSPLIDYEAATNRQTIVLDRMLELEYIDQEQYTLASQSELVVASENELSEDQDSYYYRDLVLTQLEELGYDKDQGYEIYTTLDPDYQSELIQSTSSNTNSKVVQTASIVVEPYTSKILALMGGNDYSESTYNRALYANRQIGSTIKPFLYYVALENGFDATTSFLSEPTTFILDDGNTYTPQNYNNIYAYQNITLAQAIAVSDNIYAMKTHLFLGVDYLTDFLELFHYDISASASLALGTLNTNVYDLANVYNTLASEGAYQEIYCIEKIIDSNGTTVYVHRDEPVQLLDQDSCLILAQLLTGTFDSQFNTYLSATLSDYTLDGTYAAKTGTTDYDSLTVGYNPSILTITWVGYDDNLELDDYSDRVISKSVVIDMLEKNASEDASWYTLSDTLEAIMIDPLTGLPSENGTIYWFKK